A region of Lycium barbarum isolate Lr01 chromosome 1, ASM1917538v2, whole genome shotgun sequence DNA encodes the following proteins:
- the LOC132643462 gene encoding 2-isopropylmalate synthase B, translating into MVSITATNHTFSPNPNVSFTHKNPLIHSQTLNFKPSFPKHSLIRCSINRRPEYTPNHIPDPKYIRIFDTTLRDGEQSPGATMTTKEKLDVARQLAKLGVDIIEAGFPASSEADLEAVKLIAKEVGNGVYEEGHVPVICGLARCNKRDIDKAWEAVKYAKKPRIHTFIATSEIHMKFKLKMSRDEVVEKARSMVAYARSIGCEDVEFSPEDAGRSDPEFLYHILGEVIKAGATTLNIPDTVGYTVPSEFGQLIADIKANTAGIEDVIISTHCQNDLGLSTANTLAGACAGARQVEVTINGIGERAGNASLEEVVMALKCRGEQVLGGLYTGINTKHIHISSKMVEEYTGLHVQPHKAIVGANAFAHESGIHQDGMLKHKDTYEIISPEDIGLHRASESGIVLGKLSGRHALQSKMLELGYDIEGQELDDLFWRFKSVAEKKKKITDDDLIALMSDEVFQPQFVWQLQNVQVTCGSLGLSTATVKLIDADGQEHISCSVGTGPVDAAYKAVDLIVKVPVSLLEYSMNAVTEGIDAIASTRVLIRGENGHTSTHALTGETVHRTFSGTGADMDIVISSVRAYIGALNKMMSFRKLLAKHNKPEGSAVV; encoded by the exons ATGGTGTCTATCACCGCCACAAACCACACATTTTCCCCTAACCCTAACGTCTCATTCACCCACAAAAACCCTCTCATTCACTCTCAAACTCTCAACTTCAAACCATCATTCCCCAAACACTCCCTTATCCGTTGCTCTATCAACCGTCGACCCGAATACACACCGAATCACATACCCGACCCGAAATATATCCGAATCTTCGACACAACACTCCGTGATGGGGAACAATCACCAGGGGCAACAATGACAACAAAGGAAAAACTTGACGTGGCACGTCAATTAGCTAAACTTGGTGTTGATATTATTGAAGCTGGTTTTCCTGCTTCTTCTGAAGCTGATCTTGAAGCTGTCAAGCTAATTGCTAAGGAAGTTG GTAATGGTGTTTATGAAGAGGGACATGTACCGGTTATTTGTGGACTTGCGAGGTGTAATAAGAGGGATATTGATAAGGCTTGGGAGGCTGTGAAATATGCAAAGAAACCGAGGATTCATACGTTTATTGCCACGAGTGAGATACATATGAAGTTTAAGTTGAAGATGAGTAGAGATGAAGTTGTTGAGAAAGCTAGGAGTATGGTTGCTTATGCAAGGAGTATTGGCTGTGAGGATGTTGAATTTAGCCCTGAAGATGCTGGAAG ATCAGATCCGGAGTTCCTTTATCATATCCTTGGAGAGGTTATCAAAGCTGGCGCGACAACCCTTAACATCCCTGATACTGTTGGATACACTGTGCCCAGCGAATTCGGACAATTGATTGCTGATATAAAAGCCAATACCGCAGGAATTGAAGATGTGATCATTTCAACACACTGCCAGAACGATCTTGGGCTTTCTACTGCCAATACCTTAGCT GGAGCATGTGCAGGTGCAAGACAAGTAGAAGTGACCATCAATGGTATTGGTGAAAGAGCTGGAAATGCTTCTTTGGAGGAG GTTGTAATGGCCTTAAAATGTCGTGGAGAGCAAGTACTAGGTGGCCTATATACAGGGAttaatacaaaacatatacacattTCAAGCAAGATG GTAGAGGAGTACACGGGGCTTCATGTACAGCCACACAAGGCCATTGTTGGAGCTAATGCTTTTGCTCATGAAAGTGGCATCCATCAG GATGGAATGTTAAAACACAAAGATACATATGAGATTATATCTCCTGAAGATATTGGGCTTCATCGTGCTAGTGAATCTGGTATTGTCCTTGGGAAACTCAG TGGGCGCCATGCTTTGCAATCCAAAATGCTTGAG CTTGGATACGACATTGAGGGACAAGAACTTGATGACCTCTTTTGGCGATTCAAATCTGTGGCTGAGAAGAAAAAG AAAATTACAGATGATGACCTGATAGCACTGATGTCAGATGAAGTTTTCCAGCCTCAATTTGTTTGGCAACTTCAAAATGTACAG GTTACCTGTGGAAGTCTTGGCCTTTCTACGGCAACTGTTAAGCTCATTGACGCTGATGGTCAAGAGCATATTTCTTGTTCTGTTGGAACAGGGCCAGTTGATGCGGCTTATAAAGCAGTTGATCTCATTGTCAAG GTACCTGTATCACTCCTTGAGTATTCCATGAATGCAGTCACGGAAGGTATAGACGCCATAGCTTCAACAAGAGTCTTAATTCGTGGAGAGAATGGTCATACATCAACCCATGCTTTAACTGGAGAGACTGTTCACCGTACATTTAG TGGAACCGGAGCAGATATGGATATTGTTATCTCTAGTGTCCGAGCCTATATTGGTGCTTTGAATAAGATGATGAGTTTCAGAAAACTGTTAGCGAAACACAACAAACCCGAAGGCAGTGCAGTTGTATAG
- the LOC132615199 gene encoding protein C2-DOMAIN ABA-RELATED 7-like, whose protein sequence is MNTLGVLKIRVRRGINLAVRDSFCSDPYVVITMGGQKVKTRVIKENVNPVWNQELSLALYDPTLPITLTVYDKDTFTADDKMGDAKIDIKPYLDAINMGLEGLPDGVKVDRVQPNRENCLSDESCILWENGKMTQTMLLRLQHVECGEVEIQIELINASNRRGGLYI, encoded by the exons atgaatACATTGGGTGTTTTGAAAATAAGAGTTCGCAGAGGGATTAATCTTGCTGTTAGGGATTCTTTTTGTAGTGATCCTTATGTTGTCATCACCATGGGTGGCCAG AAAGTGAAGACTCGAGTTATTAAAGAGAACGTCAATCCAGTGTGGAATCAGGAATTGAGCCTTGCACTCTACGATCCCACCCTTCCTATTACTTTA ACAGTGTATGACAAAGATACATTCACTGCAGATGACAAAATGGGAGATGCAAAAATAGACATAAAACCATATCTTGATGCTATAAATATGGGATTGGAGGGTCTACCAGATGGTGTGAAGGTGGATAGGGTTCAACCAAACAGGGAAAATTGTCTGTCTGATGAAAGTTGCATATTATGGGAAAATGGCAAAATGACTCAAACCATGCTTCTTAGATTGCAACATGTAGAATGTGGTGAAGTAGAGATTCAAATCGAATTGATTAATGCTTCAAATCGTAGAGGTGGTCTCTATATCTAA